Proteins from one Cryptomeria japonica chromosome 4, Sugi_1.0, whole genome shotgun sequence genomic window:
- the LOC131079867 gene encoding probable disease resistance protein At4g33300, with protein MVSVIASSMHGESHKVWKRATNKVSRRKCKSDCDRKGLFRLPQISIDFLDDVAKECFLDLGLFPENRKICVDALLDIWVYVRKLQRHDAFSILSEFARRNLLNLTNNARGSRAIQYGNASELYFSQADGIRDLALYLGRRHNILHTKRLVIQRQYSSLLGKCKLFNDRAIDTQILSIITGPMEENQWYDMTFPETEVLLLFFTSTEYVLPPFLKSMKKLKFMMVSNCGAKKATVKGLDVMSSLTQLKSVRFERLLSPLGEKQSIQAQQNIEKLSMSLCEGFGDMSVFTKVKDFNLDHCSELEHLPLGISNMPSIVSLSITNCHLLQKLPDDFGNMSSLRMLRLSALPGLKELPASIGKLGQLEYLDISACEGLKVLPKEIGKLKKLKEFDMRECSRLKALPTTVCDLSSLKVVICDEKIGTQWLRARNISIPELRVEIVEEHFSLDWLDE; from the exons ATGGTTTCGGTGATTGCAAGCTCTATGCATGGGGAATCGCACAAGGTTTGGAAGAGGGCAACTAACAAAGTTTCTAGAAGAAAATGTAAATCAGATTGTGACAGAAAAGGGCTATTTAGATTGCCGCAAATCAGtattgatttcttagatgatgtAGCCAAGGAATGTTTCTTAGACTTGGGATTATTTCCTGAGAACAGGAAAATTTGTGTTGATGCACTTTTGGACATTTGGGTATATGTTCGAAAGCTACAAAGGCATGATGCCTTTTCCATCTTATCAGAATTTGCAAGAAGAAATCTGTTAAATTTAACTAACAATGCAAG AGGAAGTAGAGCAATCCAATATGGAAACGCTTCAGAGCTATACTTTTCCCAGGCTGACGGAATAAGAGATTTGGCCTTGTATTTGGGACGCCGACACAATATACTCCACACCAAGAGGTTAGTCATACAAAGACAATACAGTAGTTTGCTGGGGAAATGCAAGTTGTTCAATGATAGAGCAATTGATACTCAAATTCTCTCCATTATTACCG GCCCTATGGAGGAAAATCAGTGGTATGACATGACTTTCCCGGAAACAGAGGTTCTTCTGTTATTTTTTACTTCTACAGAATACGTTCTTCCCCCATTTCTGAAATCGATGAAAAAGCTAAAATTTATGATGGTATCCAATTGCGGTGCAAAGAAGGCAACAGTGAAAGGTCTAGACGTCATGTCTTCACTCACTCAACTCAAGAGCGTCCGCTTTGAGAGGTTGCTTTCACCCCTTGGTGAAAAACAGAGCATTCAAGCACAGCAAAACATAGAGAAGCTATCAATGAGCTTATGTGAAGGATTTGGAGATATGTCTGTATTCACCAAGGTAAAAGATTTTAATCTTGATCACTGCAGTGAACTGGAGCACTTACCCCTCGGTATCTCCAATATGCCCTCAATTGTATCGTTGTCTATTACCAATTGCCATCTGCTTCAGAAGTTACCAGATGATTTTGGAAATATGAGCTCTCTAAGAATGCTAAGGTTATCTGCATTACCAGGCCTGAAAGAGCTTCCTGCATCAATTGGAAAACTTGGACAGTTAGAGTATTTAGACATTTCAGCATGCGAAGGCTTGAAAGTACTTCCAAAGGAAATAGGAAAACTCAAGAAATTGAAGGAATTTGATATGAGAGAGTGTTCCCGTTTGAAGGCTTTACCTACAACAGTTTGTGACCTAAGTTCCCTGAAGGTTGTTATCTGCGATGAGAAGATTGGCACGCAGTGGTTGCGGGCAAGGAATATTTCTATTCCGGAGCTGCGAGTTGAAATTGTTGAGGAACATTTTAGTCTGGATTGGCTTGATGAGTGA